Below is a genomic region from Clostridia bacterium.
GATTTCCGTCAATCTAATGCGTCTAAGCGGTCTTACTGACATGGCCGCTAATGTACTAACTCCTGCTTTTAGGTTTTTTGGCATTCCGTCTGAACTTGCAGAAATTACGCTGTTAAGACCCTTTAGCGGTTCGGGAAGCCTGGCTTTGTTAAACGATCTTATGGCAAAATACGGTGCAGACAGCTATGTTTCACGCTGCGCATGCGTCATTATGGGCTCGTCTGAAACAGTATTTTATGTCGCCGGAGTATATTTTGCTTCAAGCAAAGTAAAAAAACTGAGATTTGCCATTCCGGTTGCATTGATCTCAGCTTTTGTAAGCATTGTAGTTGGATGTTTTTTGGTAAGATTTTTATAATCAATCAAACTCTTTTATAGCTATTTGATACACTTCATTTTTGGATATTGAACGCTCGGATGCTACTTTTTTTATAGCTTCTTTCTTTTCTACGCCGCTGTCAAGATAGTATTTTAAATGCTCTTGAATTGACAAATTTACCAAAGGATTTTCTTTAGATTTTCCTTCTATAACAAGCACATATTCGCCCTTAGGGACAAGAGTTTGATAGTCTTTTAGATCAATAAAAATAATTTCTTCAAACAACTTGGTAATCTCTCTTATCACTGCAACTTTTCGACTGCCTAAACAAGAATATAAAACCTGCAAATCTGATACCAGATTATGCGGAGCGCTATAAACAATCATAGGCACTTCCAAATGCCCGTACATATTAATGGCATATTCTTTTTCTTTAGTTTTTTCAGGCAAAAAACCTATAAAAACAAAACCGTTTTCGCACATACCGCTAAGCGCCGCGGCATTAATCACTGCACTAGGTCCGCTTATAACGCTTACTGTGATGTCGTTTTGATAACATGCGTTGACAAGCCTGCTTCCGGGATCAGAAATGGTAGGCATGCCGGCATCAGTAATAAGCGCGATATTTTGACCGCTGTTAAGCTTGTCGATAATTTCAGGAATGCTTTTGGCTTCAGAAAATTTATGATAGCTCTTTAAAGGAGTTTTGATTTCAAAATGATTCAAAAGTTTTTTGCTGTGCAAAGTATCTTCGCAAAGAATCAAGTCCACATTTTTTAAAGTTTCTATAGCTCGCGGACTCATTTCATTCAAATTTCCTATTGGAGTAGCCGTTACAAATAATTTACCCTTCATTGCTGCACCTGCCGTAAATTCTTTTTAGCTCATCTGTTTCCTGTCCATTTTCATCATAAAGAACAAGATTGTTTTCAACCACAAGTCCGACATTGCCGTATGAATATGCTTCTATCATGACAAGAGTAGGCTTTAAGCCTGTTCTGCCTTGCACAAATCTAATGCGCTTAGGCTCAAATTTATTGCATGACAAATGATAAAATATCTCGCTTAGACGTTCGGTTTGATGAATAAGATAAAATCTTCCGCCGTATTTTATAAGGCTTGCCGCACTTTGGATTACTTCTTTTAATGATACTTTTATTTCATGTCTGCAAATAGCTATTTCAAGATTTTGATTTTTTTCGCCGTCACCCGGACGAGTATAAGGTGGATTGCAAATTACAGCATCCATAGTATGCTTCCCTAAAACCTGACAAGCCGTCTGCATAGGTTGATTAATTACTTTTATCTTTTGGTCTAGGTTGTTATAGTTAACGCTCAATTCGCTCATTTTGGCTAGGTATTCTTGAATTTCAACAGCATAAACTTGGTTTGCGTTATATTTGCCTGCCAGAAGTATAGAAATAATTCCGCTGCCGCTGCCCAAATCAGCAAATTTTTCGCCCTTTTTTACACGCGCAAAATTAGCTAATATAACAGCATCCGAAGTAAAGCAATATTTATCTTTGTGTTGAAAAATCTTTAGACCGTTGACCTGAAGATCGTCAAGTCTTAATTCGTTGATGTCAATTTCCATAGTAATAAAATTATTATACCTTAAATTCTCGCAATAAAAAACAAAAAGCCCTCTTAAAAATTTTTAAGAGTGGCTTTTAAACCTTAAATCAGATAAAAATATTATCTTATTCCTTGGGTGCAATAGCGCCTACAGGGCAAGTCTCTGCACAAGTACCGCAATCGATGCAAACATCTTCATTTATTTCGTAGTGAGTATCGCCTTGAGAAATTGCTTCTACAGGACATTCTGCAGCACAGCTACCGCAAGAAATGCATTCTTCACTTATTTTGTAAGCCATAGTAACTACTCCTAATTTTATTTAATATAATTATACCATTATTCCTAAAAATATCAAGGAATTAATAATATATAAATCATGATTCATCTATAAGGCTCTTAATGCTCTCGTCAATTATTACATCTTTTTCAAGCTCTTCCGCCAAAGTCTCTTTTGCTGTAACCTCAGAAGCCTTAAAATCTTTTATTTCAAAACCGTCTTTTACAGGCAGTTTTACTTTGACGGTTTCTTTGAGCATATTATTATAAACAACTATGCCAGTGCCTTCAGGAGTGGTAACTTCAGAATTGATTTTTGGCATATGTTTAGCGGTCTCTACATAATAATCGTTTTCATATTCAAGACAGCACATAAGTCTTCCGCAAAGTCCGCTTATCTTAGAAGGATTAAGCGACAATCCTTGATTTTTTGCCATCTTGATATTGACTTTGCTGTAATCTGATAAGTACGAACTGCAGCAGCATTCACGGCCGCACGGTGCAAGTCCGCCTAGCATTTTGCACTCGTCGCGAATACCTATCTGTCTTAATTCAATTCTGATTTTGAACACATAGGCAAGGTCTTTTACAAGCTCTCTAAAATCCACTCTGCCGTCAGAAGTAAAATAGAATATAATCTTGTTGCCGTCAAATGTATATTCTACATCTACAAGCTTCATGTCAAGATTATGCTTTTTTATCTTTTCTTCCGCCAGTTTCAAAGCCTGCGGAATTTTAGCCTGCTGTTCTTCAAGCTTTTTAAAATCTTCTTCGGTAGCTTTTCTGATTACAGGTTTTAGAGGCTGAATAATCTTGCTCTCATCAACATTGCGAGGAGTTATAACTACTGTGCCAAATTCTATTCCGCGTGCAGTTTCTACAATGACTCCCTCGCCCTCAGAAAATTCCATATTTTCAGGTGAAAAATAATATATTTTATTAGTCTTTTTAAATTTTATTCCAACAATCATCGGCATAAAGCCTTAACCTCCAGATAAGAAAAAAGCAACTCGTCTATAATAGAAACAGTGTTTCCATTATAATACAAACGTTGCTGCATACGCACAATAAGGTCAAGTATTTGTGAACCTGCTTTCAAATTAATGCTTTCAGCAGCACTCATTATATCATTAATTCTGTTTTTGCACAACACAATATTTATAGTGGCACTTTGAACAACCATAATATCCCTTATAGCTATATAAAAGATGTCTAAAAACTCTTTCAGACGATTTTTGTAATTATCCAGCTTTTGGGCATACTGCAAAATATCAGGGCTTCTTTTCATATTGTTGATGATGTCAAAGACAAGGTTATAAATATCCTTAAATTCATCATCTTCCAAAAACTTAACGGCAAATTCAATCTTGCCACCGCTTATATCGGCAGCCAGCGGAATCAAATCATGGTATATGGGGGAATAAATTGATTTTAACTCGTTTTCCAGATCCTTAGTCTTAAAATTCTCAACAAAAAACATCTGAGAACGCGATTTTACAGTAGGCAGCACCATAGACTGATCTTTAGAAAACATCAAAAAAGTAACGCCCTTAGGCGGCTCTTCCAAAGTTTTCAAAATCTTGTTTTGTGCCGCGGCATTCATAGCATCCATATCAGTTATTACAAAAAGGTTTTTATCCGTACTGTAAGATTTTAAAACGCTAGACTCTATAATCTGGCTTACATCTTCGACATTAATTTTGCCTTTATAATAGTGAATATCAGAATGGTTATTGTTGATAACTTTTCGGCATTCTGGACATGTAAGACATGGAATTTCTTCTTTGCTAATGCAAAAGATACGACATAACAGCAAAGTCGCCAAATTATCTTTGATTTCGCTGTCGTCTGTAATCAATAAATACCCATGAGATAAATTGTCTGTCAAAACATCATTGGATATGGATTGGTAAACTCTAGTTTTTGCTAATAAATTCTGGTATTTTAACATCTAAATTTTAATAATCTGTTCCATTTCAACTATGAAGATAGTCGCGCCGCCGACCACAATTTCTTTGCCTATTTCATTTTCTATGGCAGAACGGTATTCACGCACTACCTTGCTAGAATCATATTTATGCTCTTTACATACGCTTTTTATTATATCAATCGCCTTAGGCGCTCTTTCTGCATTAGTTCCTATCAAAAGTGTGCTGGTGCCTATTTTCAAAAAACCGCCCGAAGATGCTAGCTTGGTAACCAAAAAGCCGCCTTTCATTAGTTCTTTGGTCAAAGTCTTGGTATCGCTTTTATTGACGACTGCTATAAGTAATTTCATATTTTCCCTCTTTTTCCCTTAATATCATCATTATACACAAAAACATATTCTTAAGCAATGACCAAAAAACAGAGGTTTTTAATAAAAAGTTTTATATGATATTTCTTTTCGACAATTCTAGAATAATTTTTTGCAATATATCATCTTGCGAACCATTGCCATCAATACTTATAATGCGGTCTTTAAATATCCTGCTAAGCTCCAAAAATCCGTTATAAACTTTTTGATGAAAATCAAAAGCTTCACTTTCGATACGGTCGTTTTTGTCAAATCCGCCTTTTCTCGAAAACGCATTATCAGGCGGCACGTTAAGAAAAATGGTTATATCAGGCCAGCAATTAGGCGTGGTCAGCTCAAAGATATCCTGTATGAATTTTATCCCTAGTCCCCTAGCATATCCCTGATATGCCAAAGTAGAGTCTATAAATCTATCGCAAACAACATATTTTCCGGCCTGCAGCGAAGGCAATATAAGCCCGTTGACATGCTCTATGCGTGATGCTGTGTATAACAATAATTCAGTCACGCCGGACATTCCAGCAAGACTTTTGTCCAATATTAGCTCTCTAATTTTTTCGGCTCTTTCTGTTCCGCCGGGTTCGCGTGTATCTACGACATCAAAATTTCGGCTTTTCAAATATTCTATCAAAAGCTTTTTTTGAGTAGATTTTCCGCTGCCGTCGCAGCCTTCTATTGTGATAAATTTTCCTTTCATATGTTTTCCAAAAAAATAGGGGTTAATTTTTAGCCCCAAATAGCAGATAATCTTTTGATATAGTTTAACATATATAAAATTATTTTAACACCAAAATTTTACCGTTGTTAACTCCAAATGTATTGGTGCGGGACAAAATCTCAACGACTTCTTTGGTTATTATTTCTCCACGCGCAATCACTGGAAGACAAGGAGGAAACAATCCAGCTTCTATCGCACTTATTCTGCCTTCGCTTTCGCTCAAATCAACATATTCTGTCTCTTGACGAGAAGCATCAATAAAGCTCATAGCCCTAGCAGGTCTAAATGACGGTCTTTGGTCATAATCGTAAGAAGGCAGGTCTTTAGCTTTTTTGAACATATCTTGAAGCGCTTCACTCAGTCTTTTTACCGTTTCTACACAATCCACAATTGATATAATAAATACAATATAACGTTCATTGCCAAATTCGCAATAGACATTATGATATTTTTGCAAGAACAAATCCGCCTGCGTTCCGTTGATGTTGTAAGGCTTCACGTCGATGACTATACGTGTAAAGTCATCATTTTTCATACGGAAAGGCAAATATTTATTTATTGCATCATATAGCGTTTTATAGTTTTCAGAATGTTCTTTTAAATATTCAGTCGCATATTCAAGTCCTGCCATAAACAAAAACGAAGGACTTGTAGTGGTGCTCAAATTCAAAATATTCTTTACGGACTTTTCTAACTTTTCGTCATTGACATTGAGATACGCTGTTTGTGTAAAAGCAGGCAATGTTTTGTGTGCACTCAAAACACAAGCGTCAGCATACTTGGTAGCGTTTTCGGGCAATAATGGCGAAGCACCAAAATGCGCTCCATGCGCGGCATCTACAAGCAAATATCTGTCGCCAATTATATTTTTAATAGCTTTTAAATCTGCATTTTGTCCATAGTAATTAGGTGAAGTTAAAAAAACCGCTTCAGCGTCAGGATTTGCTAATATGGCCTTTTCTATGGCTTCTGCGCTAAGCGGCAAGGATATATCTTCGACTATTTCGTTTTCAATTATAAGAGGTTCAACTCCCGACAGCAGACATCCGTTGAAGATGGATTTATGAGATGCTCTTCCAACTATTATTCTGCCTTTTGGCAATGCTGATATAAGTGTCAAAATTCCACTCGTCGTGCCGCTTATAAGATAGTGTGTATAATTGGCACTGTAATATTGTGCAGTCATTTTTTCTGCAGCAGGAAGATAAGACAGCGTACTTCCATAATCAGCTAGTTCTAGTTCTGTAATGTCAAGCGGATCTAATAATCCTTTGTGTCCAGGGGTATGAAACCTTAATGGATTTTTAGAAGAGTATTGCTTAATTAGTTCATAAATGCTCATTTGTTTTTCTTCTCGATATATTTATTTTTTAGACATTATAAATAGGGTTTTGCTTTAGGTAATTTATCGCAGTCCAAGCATGAGCATAATCTAAGGATTGTTTTTTTGCATTAAACACACCTTTATTTCCGCCGCCACTTGAGTTTGACAAATTAGGTAATATAACCCCCAAATAGTATTTGTTTTTTACGCCAGTAGGATTCCCTTCTTTGTCAAGAACTTCTCCGTAATTTAAGAATAAGTTGTTTCCCAAAGAGTTCAGCTCAATTCCGAAGGTGTAATTCATAATGTATTCTTGAATAAACTCTTCATTAATATTATATCCGCTGAATTCTTGAACATATTGGTCATATTGACCTTGATCAAAAATATAATAGCTTGAAAAGTCTTCTTCTTTTAGATAGGGCTTTATAGTTGTAATTTCTTGGTCTTTTTGTAATGTAAAGCCTAAAAAAACATTGCCTTTTATTGATTGGTTAGTCTTTTTAGTACTTTTATCAATTGTATATACATAATCAAATGCAATCAGTCTTCCAGTGCTTACCAAAAATCTCATAGCCTCTTCATCGGCTATAACAAGATCATAAATTGTATAAGAGGTCTCCAACAACTGACCAAATGTCGTATCATTTTTATTATAATCATGATAATAAAAATTGACCTCTTTAACAGTATTATCGCCCATGTCAGAAAGATACTTGATAAAATCTGCTTCAAACCTTTCGGTCTGTTCATCATCAAAAGGCACAGTAATAAAAATATCCAACTTTTGATAATCTTTTAGCTTATCAAGCGTTGAATATATAAAAACCCATAAAAAAACAGCAATCAAGATAAATACGATATATTTAAACCAATCGTATTCAAGGTGATTATTAAATCTTTCTTTTGTAATTCTGTTATCCATTACGCTTTTTTAGGTTTCATCGTAGGGAATAATATTACATCTCTTATTGAAGAGCTGTCTGTCAATAACATTACAAGCCTATCAATACCAATACCCAATCCGCCAGTAGGAGGCATACCATATTCCAAAGCCTTTACAAAGTCTTCATCGTTCATCTGGGCTTCTTCATCGCCTTGCGCACGCATCTCGGCTTGCGCCATAAATCTTGCACGTTGGTCAATAGGGTCATTTAACTCGCTATATGCATTGCCCATCTCTCTGCCGCAGATAAACATCTCAAATCTCTCTGTAAGTCTAGGATCACTTGCTTTTTTCTTAGCCAAAGGTGATACTTCTACAGGATAATCTATAACAAATGTAGGCTGAATGAGTTTTGACTCTACAAGCTGGTCAAAAGCATCATACAGCAATCCACCCCATGTATCTGCTTGGGTTTCTACGCCTTTTGCCGTTAATTCTTTCTTTAGATTTTCTATATCTGTTCGTGTTGAAAAATCAATACCCACATATTCTTTTACAGCATCAAGCATAGACAATCTCTTGAAAGGTGTGGATAAGTTGACTTCTGTTCCTTGATAAGTTATTTCCTTATTAAGTCCTAATTTTTCTAGAACATAACTATAGATATTTTCCGTCAAAGTCATCATATCGTTATAGTCGTTATATGCAGCATAAAGTTCTACCATTGTAAATTCAGGATTGTGCTTAACGCTCATTCCTTCATTTCTGAACATTCTGCCCAATTCATATACTTTTTCAAAACCGCCGACTATAAGTCGTTTCAAATACAACTCAGGCGCAATTCTCATATACATCTTCAAGCCCAAAGTATTGTGATAAGTTTCAAACGGTCTTGCATTAGCTCCGCCTGGAATGGTATTAAGAATAGGAGTTTCAACTTCCAAAAAGCCTTGCTTATCAAGGTATTCTCTAATCGCAGAAATTATCTTGCTTCTTAATATAAATGCATTTTTAACTTCGGGATTAGCGATCAAATCTAGATATCTTTGACGATATCTAAGGTCTGTATCTTTTAATCCGTGATATTTTTCAGGTAACGGTAATAGCGACTTAGAAAGCAGTTCAATTTTAGTTACATGAATGCTAATTTCGCCTTTGTGAGTTTTGAAAACAGTACCATGTACGCCTAAAATATCACCAATATCCCATTTTTTGAATTCTTCATAATTGATATCAGGAGTGTCAGCACGAAGATATATCTGTATTTTCCCCAGATTATCCTGCAAGTGCGCAAAACTTGCCTTGCCCATTATACGCCTTGAAACCATTCTTCCGGCGATAGCAACGACACTACCTTCCAATTTTTCAAAATTATTAATTATATCCAAAGAATAGTGTGTTTTGTCAAACTTGACTTTCTCATAAGGATTGTTTCCTTCTCTTATAAGAGTTTCAAGCTTGTCCTTTCTTTGCTGATATATTTCTGTATCGTCCTGTACAATAGTGGTATCTAATTCTTGTTCTTGTGACATCAAAGTTATCCTTTTTACTATTAATATTAACTTATTTTTAAAATCTTAAATTTGATCTTTCCAGAGGGTACAGTTACTTCAACGACATCGTTTTTCTTATGTCCCAAAAGCGCTTTGCCTACGGGAGATTCGTTGCTTAGCTTACCTTCGCTGGGATTGGATTCGGATGGTCCGACTATTTTGTAAGTAAAGGTTTCGTCCAGATCCATGTCAAGAATTTTTACGGTGCAACCAGTACTAACCGTATCAATATCGCGTTTATCATCTTCTATAACGATGGCTGTACGAAGTTTTGCCTCAAGTTCTACAATTTCACCTTCAATCATCGATTGTTCTTCTTTTGCAGCATCATATTCAGAGTTTTCGCTAATATCACCAAACTCCCTTGCTTCCTTGATACGCGCTGCAACTTCTAATCGTGCGACATTCTTAAGATAATTAAGTCTGTCTTCCAGCTTTTTTTTGCCTTCTGCTGTAATTTGTTCTTGTGGCATTGCTCAAGCTCCTTTACAATTCAAAAATATTTGAACTATTTAATTGAATTATTATATATTATGCTTTTTGTAAAGTCAATCTATCTTTATGACCATTTCATTTTTACTTTTTGTTTAAGTTGAATAAATTAGTACAAAATTATACATCCAAAATATATTTATCTAAATCAAAAAATCAATGTTTCAAACTAGCAACTGTTAACTAAATATATGCAAAATTCGAATCAAAATGTTAAACCTTTTTATATTCCTGAATAAATTCTTCAATCCTATTTAAGGCTTCGGTCAGGCTTTTGAGTGCAGTGGCGTAGCAGGCTCTAACATGATATTTCCCAAATTCTCCAAAAACCGAACCCGGCACAACTGCGACCTTTTTCTTATTAAGCAGCTTTTCGGCAAATTCATCGCCATCCATGCCAGTGATACTTACATTGGGAAATGTATAAAAAGCACCGCGCGGCTCAAAGCAAGTCAATCCCATTTGGTTAAATCTATGAACGGTAAATCTTCTTCTTTTATCATAGTCTTCTTTCATAGCCTGTATTTCAGACCAGCCGTCAGCTGCACCGTTTTTTAGTGCTGCGATCGCGGCAAATTGAGAAAATGTAGGAGCGCACATTATAGTATATTGATGAATTTTGACTATGTGCTTTATTGCTTCTTTGGGAGCAGCCAAAAAGCCTATTCTCCAGCCAGTCATCGCAAAGGCTTTAGAAAAACCATTAATCAAAAATGTTCTTTCTCGCATATTAGGAAGGCTGGCGATACTTACATGGTTTTTTTCGTATGTAAGATAGCTATAAATCTCATCTGAAATGACAATCAAATCATGCTTTACTATAATCTCAGCAATCTTTTCTAGATCGCTTTTATCCATTATTCCGCCTGTAGGATTGTTGGGATAAGGAATTATTATAGCTTTAGTCTTAGAAGTGATCGCAGATAAAATATTTTCAGGTTTTAATTTGAAATTATTTTTTAACTCAGTTTTTACAGGAACAGGCACTCCGTCGCACAAAACCACACAGGGATGATAAGAGACATAAGACGGTTCGGGAATCAAAACTTCATCGCCCGGAGTTATTACCGCTCTCAAGCTTAAATCAATTGCTTCGCTTGCGCCTACTGTTACCAAAATCTCGTCTTTTGGGTCATAGCTCAATCCAAACATATCGTTAAGATATTTGCTTATTTCTTCGCGCAATTCAGCCATTCCCCAATTGGAAGTGTATTGAGTATAGCCTTTTTGTATGCTTTTGATGGCATAATCTCTTACATTCCAAGGCGTGATAAAATCAGGCTCGCCCACTCCAAGCGAGATTGCGTCAGGGTATTCTTTTACAAGATCAAAAAATTTTCTTATACCGCTCGGACGCAAGCTAGACACGCGCTTGCTTAATCGGCTTTCGATATCAAACATAAACAGGCAGCCTCTTGTTATCGTTTCCGTCCAACAGCACCCCGTTGTCCTTATATTTCTTTAGGATAAAATGAGTAGCAGTACCTATGACTTTTTCTAGGCAGGAAAGTTTTTGGGAAACAAACATTGCGACTTCTTTTAATGTTTTGCCTTCTACGATAACAGCCAAATCATAGCCGCCGCTCATAAGATACAAGCTTTTAACTTCCTTAAACTGATAGATTTCTTCGGCGATAGCGTCAAAGCCCCTGTTGTGCTGAGGGTTAACCTTGACCTCTATAAATGCTTCGACCAAGTCTTTGTCCGTTTTTTCTTCATTGATGATAGCGGTATATTTTACGATAATGCCATTGGCTTCTAAAGCCTTGATTGTATCTTTGACTTTATTTTCTTCCACATTAAGCATTACGGCGATTTCGTGAGGAGTGTGCCGTGAATCGTCTTTTATAATGCGTAAAATATCATTTTCCAACTTGGTCATATCTTTACTCCTTTTTAAGGATTTTTGAACTTTATTTTTTAAGATTACTCTTTTTCAAGATTATGCCGGTTTTTATCACTTTATGAATTTTTGACACTGTTTAGAAGTCCGCCTTCTAGCAACATCTTTATAGAACGCTTGCTTATATTAAGAACAGTTTTGATCGTTTTGTTTTTGGTCAAATTTTTTACCTCTACAACACCGCTTCTTACCTGCTCTTGAGCGTTTTCAACAACCAATTCATCGCCTTGTTCTATTTCTTTGTAATCGTTTTCATCCGCAAATTCTAGCGGCAAAATTCCGTTATTGATAAGGTTATCCCTATGAATTCTAGCAAAAGACAATGCAAGCACTCCTTTTATATTCAAATACAAAGGCACCAAAGCGGCATGTTCTCTTGATGACCCTTGACCGTAATTAATGCCTGCAACCAAAAATCCGCCGCCCTGCTCTTTTGCGCGCTTAGGAAATTCACTGTCAACAGGAGTAAGGCAATATTCCGAAAGATAAGGAATATTTGATCTAAAAGGCAAAAGCTTGGAATCAGACGGCATAATATGATCGGTTGTGATATTATCAGTCATTTTCAAAAGCACTTTGCCATTTACCGTTTGAGGCAGCTTGGTATTAACAGGAAAAGGCTTGATGTTGGGACCTCTTACTATTTCTATATCTTTATAATCAGAAGGATTTAATATCAAATTATCATTAATGAAAAAGCTCTTGGGCATTTCGACTTCTATAGTTTTGCCAAGATATTCTTTGGGCGAAGTGAGTTTGCCTGTCAAAGCAGTGACTGCGGCTGTTTCTGCGCTTACCAAATATACATTTGCGCTTTTTGTTCCGCTTCTGCCATAAAAATTACGGTTAAATGTTCTTACCGAAACAGCGCCTGTTTTGGGCGATTGTCCCATGCCTATACAAGGACCGCAAGCACATTCTAGTATTCTAGCACCTGCTGAAATCATGTCATACAATGCGCCGTTTTGCGCCAGCATGCTCAAAACCTGCTTACTTCCTGGGCTTATGGTAAGACTAACGGTGGGATGAACGGTTTTTCCCTTCAAAATTGTGGCCACTCTCATCATATCAAGATATGATGAGTTGGTGCAGCTTCCTATACAAACCTGATCAACTTTCAAATCCTCTATTTCACTTACTTTTTTCACATTATCGGGTGAGTGGGGACAAGCAACCAAAGGTTCAAGTGTGGATAGATCTATAACTATCTTTTCATCATATTGGGCATCTTCATCAGCTTTTAATTCTACATAATCACTCTCTCTGCCCTGTGAAGCCAAAAACTGTCTGGTTATATCGTCACTAGGGAATATCGAAGTTGTCGCACCCAGTTCTGCGCCCATATTAGTAATAGTTGCACGTTCAGGAACACTCAAAGTTGCGACTCCTTCTCCGCTGTATTCTATAATCTTACCTACGCCGCCTTTTACGCTCAAAATTCTTAAGACTTCTAAGATAATATCTTTTGCGGCTGTGCAGCCTGTAAGTTTGCCTTTGAGTTCTACATTAACAATCTTAGGCATTGTAAGATGATATGCCCCGCCGCCCATAGCAACAGCCACATCAAGTCCGCCCGCGCCTATTGCTAGCATGCCTATACCGCCATTGGTTGGCGTATGTGAATCTGAACCCAAAAGCGTCATGCCAGGAACGCCAAACCTTTCTAAATGCACCTGATGGCATATTCCGTTGCCAGGCTTGCTCACATAAACGCCATGCTTTAACGCTGTGCTTATAATATATGCATGGTCGTCTGCATTTTCAAATCCTGTCTGCAAAGTGTTATGGTCTATGTAAGC
It encodes:
- the greA gene encoding transcription elongation factor GreA: MPQEQITAEGKKKLEDRLNYLKNVARLEVAARIKEAREFGDISENSEYDAAKEEQSMIEGEIVELEAKLRTAIVIEDDKRDIDTVSTGCTVKILDMDLDETFTYKIVGPSESNPSEGKLSNESPVGKALLGHKKNDVVEVTVPSGKIKFKILKIS
- a CDS encoding aminotransferase class I/II-fold pyridoxal phosphate-dependent enzyme, translating into MESRLSKRVSSLRPSGIRKFFDLVKEYPDAISLGVGEPDFITPWNVRDYAIKSIQKGYTQYTSNWGMAELREEISKYLNDMFGLSYDPKDEILVTVGASEAIDLSLRAVITPGDEVLIPEPSYVSYHPCVVLCDGVPVPVKTELKNNFKLKPENILSAITSKTKAIIIPYPNNPTGGIMDKSDLEKIAEIIVKHDLIVISDEIYSYLTYEKNHVSIASLPNMRERTFLINGFSKAFAMTGWRIGFLAAPKEAIKHIVKIHQYTIMCAPTFSQFAAIAALKNGAADGWSEIQAMKEDYDKRRRFTVHRFNQMGLTCFEPRGAFYTFPNVSITGMDGDEFAEKLLNKKKVAVVPGSVFGEFGKYHVRACYATALKSLTEALNRIEEFIQEYKKV
- a CDS encoding Lrp/AsnC family transcriptional regulator produces the protein MTKLENDILRIIKDDSRHTPHEIAVMLNVEENKVKDTIKALEANGIIVKYTAIINEEKTDKDLVEAFIEVKVNPQHNRGFDAIAEEIYQFKEVKSLYLMSGGYDLAVIVEGKTLKEVAMFVSQKLSCLEKVIGTATHFILKKYKDNGVLLDGNDNKRLPVYV
- a CDS encoding aconitate hydratase produces the protein MNKSLAYKIIQSHLVEGNMVAGEEIAIKIDQTLTQDSTGTMAYLQFEAMGIDKVKTKKSVAYIDHNTLQTGFENADDHAYIISTALKHGVYVSKPGNGICHQVHLERFGVPGMTLLGSDSHTPTNGGIGMLAIGAGGLDVAVAMGGGAYHLTMPKIVNVELKGKLTGCTAAKDIILEVLRILSVKGGVGKIIEYSGEGVATLSVPERATITNMGAELGATTSIFPSDDITRQFLASQGRESDYVELKADEDAQYDEKIVIDLSTLEPLVACPHSPDNVKKVSEIEDLKVDQVCIGSCTNSSYLDMMRVATILKGKTVHPTVSLTISPGSKQVLSMLAQNGALYDMISAGARILECACGPCIGMGQSPKTGAVSVRTFNRNFYGRSGTKSANVYLVSAETAAVTALTGKLTSPKEYLGKTIEVEMPKSFFINDNLILNPSDYKDIEIVRGPNIKPFPVNTKLPQTVNGKVLLKMTDNITTDHIMPSDSKLLPFRSNIPYLSEYCLTPVDSEFPKRAKEQGGGFLVAGINYGQGSSREHAALVPLYLNIKGVLALSFARIHRDNLINNGILPLEFADENDYKEIEQGDELVVENAQEQVRSGVVEVKNLTKNKTIKTVLNISKRSIKMLLEGGLLNSVKNS